The region TAACCGAAACAATGAGTTACATTATGTTGGCATTGCAAGAGCCTGCACACGGCTATGTCATTATGCAAAAGGTCGAGGAAATGAGTGACGGTGACGTACGGATTGCTGCTGGAACTTTATACGGAGCGATTGAAAACTTAATGAAGCATAAACTGATTGAACGTGTCGAAACGGAGGATGCTCGAAGAAAAGTCTATGTTTTAACGGACAAAGGAAGAGAAATTTTACAGCTGGATATGCAAAGAATGCAGCATATCATCGATGTTTACAAAGGGGGAAATATAAATGAAGAAATTTAAGTTGTTTGTCGATATCCGTAAAGAGGAAGCTTGGCTTAATGAGCAACTGAAAAAAGGCTATGAACTGGTTAAAAAAAGTTCGCTAGGCTATTATCAATTCCAAAAAACGACGG is a window of Aneurinibacillus migulanus DNA encoding:
- a CDS encoding DUF2812 domain-containing protein — its product is MKKFKLFVDIRKEEAWLNEQLKKGYELVKKSSLGYYQFQKTTDTNQVIKLDFQRHLTKEKLETYIELYEEFGWKHIAGSRFSS
- a CDS encoding PadR family transcriptional regulator, which gives rise to TETMSYIMLALQEPAHGYVIMQKVEEMSDGDVRIAAGTLYGAIENLMKHKLIERVETEDARRKVYVLTDKGREILQLDMQRMQHIIDVYKGGNINEEI